One Oryza sativa Japonica Group chromosome 8, ASM3414082v1 DNA window includes the following coding sequences:
- the LOC136351437 gene encoding F-box/LRR-repeat protein At5g35995-like — protein MPLRDLHSHLSPRPRPVNWDPGGPASFSVRLFRLSLSSGSPQAPSRDHLRVDHGVTSASARGSVASVATRDSSAVDVATSYGSPPPPPRATPPVARSYVASPPRAIVHHVFECMSLRLMRMSNKCMRPTALEASTYDFISSLPDELLQHILSFMTAREAVQTCVLSSRWRHIWKSLQCLNIKGSEFTSEAAYVNFMDNLVLRRGCVPLDSLLLCNSYGRVSLNHDRANLWFGYALRSNVREINIQEKHFEYSNLDHSSFISSHLKILCLNYVSISDLFIENLFSGCPALQDLVMVDCCVYATRFSSSSLKNLTFTSHSPDNGDLVHDDFKDLVIDTPSLVSLHLEYLPFLAPCLLNASSVEKAYFRLDDMSFPCFHMKYNILSALSNVKNLKLLIGQFNDDAFQLMQNEVLKRDLWRCRTFNSLKKLSVSDWCVDGELHTLIHLLRCSPILEKLTLHLGVIGGLAWEQWMSYPQSEMPDMSFICEHLKKVKITCANDDKRVPAIVNAILVNANSLPEIVIKPYTRLD, from the exons ATGCCGCTCCGCGACCTCCACTCTCACCTCTCGCCACGGCCAAGGCCGGTTAACTGGGACCCTGGTGGCCCTGCGTCCTTCAGCGTGAGGCTGTTCCGCCTCAGCTTGAGCTCCGGCTCGCCGCAAGCGCCGTCGAGGGACCACCTCCGCGTGGACCATGGCGTCACCTCCGCGTCCGCGCGCGGCTCTGTCGCTTCCGTGGCCACGCGTGACTCCTCTGCTGTCGACGTTGCTACCTCGtacggctcgccgccgccgccgccacgtgcgaCTCCGCCGGTCGCGCGCAGCTACGTCGCCTCCCCGCCCAG GGCTATTGTTCACCACGTGTTTGAGTGCATGTCTCTGAGACTGATGAGAATGTCCAACAAGTGTATGAGACCAACAGCACTAGAGGCCAGCACCTATGACTTTATCAGCAGCCTCCCTGATGAGTTGCTCCAACATATCCTCTCTTTCATGACTGCAAGGGAGGCTGTACAGACATGCGTGCTGTCCAGTAGGTGGCGCCATATTTGGAAATCTTTGCAGTGCCTCAACATCAAAGGATCTGAATTCACCAGCGAGGCGGCATATGTGAATTTCATGGACAATTTAGTACTGCGCCGTGGTTGCGTGCCTCTAGATAGCCTTCTCTTGTGTAACTCATATGGTAGAGTTTCCTTGAACCATGACAGAGCTAACCTGTGGTTTGGCTATGCTTTGAGGAGCAATGTCCGTGAGATTAATATCCAAGAGAAGCATTTTGAATATTCTAATCTAGACCATTCTTCCTTCATATCGTCCCATCTAAAAATACTCTGCCTCAATTATGTTTCCATCAGTGACCTCTTCATTGAGAATCTCTTTTCTGGCTGTCCAGCATTACAAGATCTTGTGATGGTAGACTGTTGCGTATATGCAACCAgattttcctcttcctctttgAAGAATTTAACCTTTACCTCACATAGCCCTGACAATGGTGATCTTGTTCACGACGATTTCAAAGATCTTGTGATAGATACCCCGAGCCTTGTTTCCCTCCACCTGGAGTACCTTCCCTTTTTAGCTCCTTGCCTTTTGAATGCATCGTCCGTGGAAAAAGCTTACTTTCGCCTTGATGATATGTCCTTCCCATGTTTTCATATGAAATACAACATCCTCAGTGCTTTGTCAAATGTTAAAAATCTGAAGTTGCTAATAGGACAATTCAAT GATGATGCTTTTCAGTTAATGCAAAATGAGGTACTAAAAAGGGATCTCTGGAGGTGCCGGACATTCAACAGCCTAAAAAAACTGTCTGTCAGTGATTGGTGTGTGGATGGAGAGTTGCACACTTTGATCCACTTGCTTCGATGCTCACCAATCTTGGAGAAACTTACTCTGCATCTTGGAGTG ATTGGAGGTTTGGCTTGGGAACAGTGGATGAGTTACCCACAATCAGAGATGCCAGACATGTCGTTTATTTGTGAGCATCTTAAGAAGGTCAAAATCACCTGTGCGAACGACGACAAAAGGGTGCCCGCTATAGTTAATGCTATACTTGTCAATGCCAACTCTCTGCCAGAAATTGTTATCAAACCATACACGCGTTTGGACTAG
- the LOC4344663 gene encoding tyrosine--tRNA ligase 1, cytoplasmic, whose translation MDPSQPSGSSADASASSSSSSSSSAVENLAAGMAAMSLQDRFELLRGIGEECIQEDELMNLLQKKPVPICYDGFEPSGRMHIAQGIVKTINVNKMVRAGCKVKIWIADWFAQLNNKMGGDIKKIQTVGRYMIEIWRAAGMNLDGVEFLWSSEEINKRANEYWPLVMDIARKNNVKRIMRCCQIMGRNDSDELTAAQIFYPCMQCADIFFLKADICQLGMDQRKVNMLAREYCDDIKRRNKPIILSHHMLPGFKEGQEKMSKSDPSSAIFMEDDEAQVNLKIKQAFCPPNIVDGNPCLEYIKYIVFPWFETFEVVRKEENGGNKTFANMNELIADYESGALHPADVKPALAKAINQILQPIRDHFKNNSEAKVLLNTVKNYKVKTEDTSSSPQAS comes from the exons atggacccCTCGCAGCCGTCCGGGAGCTCCGCCGACGcctcggcgtcctcctcctcctcctcctcctcctccgccgtggAGAATCTCGCCGCGGGGATGGCGGCCATGAGCCTCCAGGATCGGTTCGAGTTGCTGCGGGGGATCGGCGAGGAGTGCATCCAGGAGGACGAGCTCATGAACCTGCTGCAGAAGAAGCCCGTCCCCATCTGCTACGACGGTTTCGAGCCCTCCGGCCGCATGCACATTGCTCAG GGCATTGTGAAGACAATCAATGTTAACAAGATGGTCAGAGCTGGATGCAAAGTGAAAATTTGGATAGCAGACTGGTTTGCTCAGCTAAACAACAAGATGGGGGgtgatataaaaaaaatacagactGTGGGACGCTACATGATTGAGATTTGGAGAGCGGCTGGTATGAATCTTGATGGTGTGGAATTCTTGTGGTCCTCAGAGGAAATCAATAAGCGTGCAAATGAATATTGGCCACTTGTAATGGACATTGCTCGTAAAAATAATGTCAAAAGAATAATGAG ATGTTGTCAGATTATGGGTCGGAATGATTCGGATGAGTTGACTGCTGCCCAGATCTTCTATCCTTGCATGCAGTGTGctgatatatttttcttaaag GCAGACATTTGCCAGTTGGGCATGGACCAAAGGAAGGTCAATATGCTAGCCAGGGAGTACTGTGATGACATCAAAAGGAGAAACAAACCAATTATTCTGTCACATC ATATGCTCCCTGGTTTTAAGGAGGGCCAAGAAAAGATGTCAAAGAGTGATCCATCCTCAGCCATTTTTATGGAAGATGACGAG GCTCAGGTAAATTTGAAGATAAAACAAGCATTTTGCCCTCCCAACATTGTTGATGGCAATCCATGCTTGGAGTACATCAAGTACATTGTTTTCCCTTGGTTTGAAACGTTTGAGGTGGTTCGGAAGGAAGAAAATGGCGGTAACAA GACATTTGCCAACATGAATGAACTCATCGCTGATTATGAGAGTGGTGCTTTGCATCCTGCTGATGTTAAACCAGCTCTTGCAAAAGCGATAAACCAAATATTGCAG CCTATCCGTGACCACTTCAAAAACAACAGTGAAGCAAAAGTTCTGCTCAACACTGTTaag AATTACAAAGTAAAAACGGAGGATACTAGTTCAAGCCCTCAAGCATCTTAA
- the LOC4344662 gene encoding F-box protein PP2-B10, with product MASGGGGGGEAVEEGTTTRVGDLPEACLADVIALTSPRDACRLAAVSPSFRAAAESDAVWDRFLPPDYRAIAPLPPPPATAAASGGKRMKKGVYLGLCDKPVPVDDGSMMVWLEKESGAKCFALPARKLSLPWEDGEFSWRWTPHPLSRFEEVAQLVDCTCLDIYGRLPAAALTPATPYAAYLVFGTAAAAEGHRGLSFPDQETTVSAAGRVVARHAVCLRPDDAEARKFRGVGLAGAGVPVRRPARRGDGWSEMELGRVAADEVAGAGGEDVVASFEVLGWYPKRGLVVECMEFRPVV from the exons atggcgagcggcggcggcggcggcggcgaggcggtggaggagggtaCGACGACGCGGGTGGGCGACCTGCCGGAGGCGTGCCTGGCGGACGTGATCGCGCTCACCTCGCCGCGGGACGCCTGCAGGCTGGCCGCCGTGTCGCCGTCGTtccgcgccgcggcggagtCGGACGCCGTCTGGGACCGCTTCCTCCCGCCGGACTACCGCGCCATcgcgcccctgccgccgccgccggctacggcggcggcgagcggcggcaagaGGATGAAGAAGGGCGTCTACCTCGGGCTCTGCGACAAGCCCGTCCCCGTCGACGACGGCAGCATG ATGGTGTGGCTGGAGAAGGAGAGCGGGGCCAAGTGCTTCGCGCTGCCGGCGAGGAAGCTGAGCTTGCCATGGGAGGACGGCGAGTTCAGCTGGAGATGGACACCTCACCCTCTCTCCAG GTTTGAGGAGGTGGCGCAGCTGGTGGACTGCACGTGCCTGGACATCTAcgggcggctgccggcggcggcgctgacaCCGGCGACGCCGTACGCGGCGTACCTGGTGTTcggcaccgcggcggcggcggaggggcacCGCGGGCTGAGCTTCCCGGACCAGGAGACGACGGTGTCCGCGGCGGGGCGCGTCGTGGCGCGCCACGCCGTGTGCCTCCGCCCCGACGACGCCGAGGCGCGCAAGTTCAGGGgcgtcggcctcgccggcgccggcgtcccgGTCAGGCgccccgcgcggcgcggcgacgggtgGTCGGAGATGGAGCTCGGCCGGGTGGCCGCCGacgaggtcgccggcgccggcggcgaggacgtggTGGCGAGCTTCGAGGTGCTCGGGTGGTATCCCAagcgcggcctcgtcgtcgagTGCATGGAGTTTAGGCCCGTAGTCTGA
- the LOC4344661 gene encoding uncharacterized protein isoform X2: protein MSVSFTSDEDEDEDDSFRSRQNEVLKRDLRRCQSFNNLKKLSVDDWYVDVDLSALIYLLRCSPIIEKLTLHLGMIEGLAWEQWMSYPQEETPDLSFSCERLKKVKIICVQDDKRVPAIVNAILANANSLPEIVIKPYKRFD from the exons ATGTCCGTGAGCTTCACATCT gatgaggatgaggatgaggatgatTCTTTTCGTTCAAGGCAAAACGAGGTACTAAAAAGGGATCTCCGGAGGTGCCAATCATTCAATAACCTAAAAAAACTGTCTGTCGATGATTGGTATGTGGATGTTGACCTAAGCGCGCTGATTTACTTGCTTCGTTGCTCACCAATCATAGAGAAACTCACTCTGCATCTTGGAATG ATTGAAGGTTTGGCTTGGGAACAGTGGATGAGTTACCCACAAGAAGAGACGCCAGACCTGTCGTTCAGTTGTGAGCGTCTTAAGAAGGTCAAAATCATCTGTGTGCAGGACGACAAAAGGGTGCCTGCTATAGTTAATGCTATACTTGCCAATGCGAACTCTCTGCCAGAAATTGTTATCAAACCGTACAAGCGTTTCGACTAG
- the LOC4344661 gene encoding F-box/FBD/LRR-repeat protein At1g80470 isoform X1 codes for MSNKRMRPTVLEASTYDFISSLPDESLQHILCFMTTREAIQTCVLSTRWRHIWKSVQCLEIKASEFTSKMGFVNFMDNLDEDEDEDDSFRSRQNEVLKRDLRRCQSFNNLKKLSVDDWYVDVDLSALIYLLRCSPIIEKLTLHLGMIEGLAWEQWMSYPQEETPDLSFSCERLKKVKIICVQDDKRVPAIVNAILANANSLPEIVIKPYKRFD; via the exons ATGTCTAACAAGCGTATGAGACCAACAGTACTAGAGGCCAGCACCTATGACTTTATCAGCAGCCTCCCTGATGAGTCACTGCAACATATCCTCTGTTTTATGACTACACGGGAGGCCATACAGACATGCGTGCTGTCCACTAGGTGGCGTCACATTTGGAAATCTGTACAGTGCCTCGAGATCAAAGCATCTGAATTCACCAGCAAGATGGGATTTGTGAATTTTATGGACAACTTG gatgaggatgaggatgaggatgatTCTTTTCGTTCAAGGCAAAACGAGGTACTAAAAAGGGATCTCCGGAGGTGCCAATCATTCAATAACCTAAAAAAACTGTCTGTCGATGATTGGTATGTGGATGTTGACCTAAGCGCGCTGATTTACTTGCTTCGTTGCTCACCAATCATAGAGAAACTCACTCTGCATCTTGGAATG ATTGAAGGTTTGGCTTGGGAACAGTGGATGAGTTACCCACAAGAAGAGACGCCAGACCTGTCGTTCAGTTGTGAGCGTCTTAAGAAGGTCAAAATCATCTGTGTGCAGGACGACAAAAGGGTGCCTGCTATAGTTAATGCTATACTTGCCAATGCGAACTCTCTGCCAGAAATTGTTATCAAACCGTACAAGCGTTTCGACTAG
- the LOC4344664 gene encoding transcription factor MYBS3-like isoform X2, translated as MPQDSRPAAMRLFGVTISPPPPPPEPEPEPDPSDPRDPSPRPAREDAMRKCKSMGNLAAAAAASSAAAGGGGAGDAGGSGDGYLSDGGLLLSSGKRRRAQERKKAVPWTEEEHRTFLAGLEKLGKGDWRGISKNFVTTRTPTQVASHAQKYFLRQTNPNKKKRRSSLFDMMATDMSPAPNCPVLPPSMGKLHDMVAMTKQLQNSSLEGVSSSSTVNLAPQVARDLPPPIPSFKATNVDSSLSKMNHMNLLR; from the exons ATGCCTCAAGATTCGCGCCCCGCCGCGATGCGCCTCTTCGGCGTcaccatctcgccgccgccgccgccgccggagccggagccggagccggatcCGTCCGACCCCCGGGATCCGAGCCCGCGGCCGGCGAGGGAGGACGCGATGCGCAAGTGCAAGAGCATGggcaacctcgccgccgccgccgccgcctcctccgccgcagccggcggcggcggcgccggggacgcCGGGGGATCGGGCGACGGGTACCTCTCCGACGGTGGGCTGCTGCTGTCCtccggcaagcggcggcgcgcgcaggagaggaagaaag CTGTCCCTTGGACTGAAGAAGAGCACCGAACATTTCTTGCTGGTCTTGAAAAGCTAGGAAAGGGGGACTGGAGGGGTATATCTAAGAACTTTGTTACTACCAGGACTCCAACTCAAGTGGCTAGTCATGCTCAGAAATATTTTCTTAGACAAACTAATCCAAACAAGAAGAAGCGCAGATCAAGCCTTTTTGATATGATGGCAACTGATATG TCACCAGCACCAAACTGCCCTGTCTTGCCACCATCAATGGGAAAATTACATGATATGGTAGCTATGACTAAACAACTCCAGAACAGCAGTTTG GAAGGAGTCTCATCTTCAAGCACAGTTAATCTAGCACCACAAGTTGCAAGAGATCTTCCTCCCCCAATTCCATCTTTTAAAGCAACAAATGTAGATTCAAGTCTCAGCAAAATGAACCACATG AATCTTTTGCGATAA